The Macrococcoides canis genome has a window encoding:
- a CDS encoding DUF2382 domain-containing protein — MRQRQLETFSNEETLLRRIDQLKAEGISEHDIHVISKHKLEGSALDYTDVQYKNAEGSFGDKVAAFFTGEDPQNRVYDKLELTDSEKVEYENAVESGQILLYVDNDAYYDNVSNNNEDDRTGLGYATSANTETDADYSAAHKNNNLQNREEVVDMNNNYNYNYDEYNKLSREERLNLLDEDIRNRDDLGEDEKIQLHEERLRVNKDTVQSGEVTIDKNVVEERQEFDVPVSHDEVTIERRNVTDRVVADDHFDNNLEDETIRVPLTEERVNIEKDNVVAEELLIKKNRVTETEHVSENVRKEEVEIDDSNAHLKDRDYDNDDLTDRRL, encoded by the coding sequence ATGAGACAAAGACAGTTAGAAACTTTTTCAAACGAAGAAACATTATTACGTAGAATCGATCAATTAAAAGCTGAAGGTATTTCTGAGCATGATATTCATGTTATTTCTAAACATAAATTAGAAGGCTCAGCATTAGATTACACTGATGTACAATACAAAAATGCAGAAGGTTCATTCGGTGATAAAGTGGCTGCATTCTTTACAGGTGAAGATCCACAAAACCGAGTATACGACAAATTAGAATTAACTGATTCTGAAAAAGTCGAATACGAAAACGCTGTAGAAAGTGGTCAAATCTTACTTTACGTAGATAACGATGCTTACTACGACAATGTATCAAATAACAATGAAGATGACCGCACTGGTTTAGGTTACGCAACAAGCGCTAACACTGAAACAGATGCAGATTATTCAGCAGCACACAAAAATAATAACTTACAAAACAGAGAGGAAGTAGTAGATATGAATAACAATTACAATTACAATTATGACGAGTATAACAAATTAAGCCGTGAGGAACGTTTAAACTTATTAGATGAGGATATCCGTAACCGTGATGATTTAGGTGAAGATGAAAAAATCCAATTACACGAAGAACGTTTACGTGTAAACAAAGATACAGTTCAATCAGGTGAAGTTACAATCGATAAAAACGTTGTTGAAGAACGTCAAGAATTCGATGTACCAGTATCACATGATGAAGTTACAATCGAGCGTCGCAATGTTACTGACCGTGTAGTAGCAGATGACCACTTCGATAACAATTTAGAAGATGAAACAATCCGCGTACCATTAACTGAAGAACGCGTTAACATCGAAAAAGACAACGTAGTTGCTGAAGAGTTATTAATCAAAAAGAACCGTGTAACTGAAACTGAGCACGTATCTGAAAACGTACGTAAAGAAGAAGTTGAAATCGACGATTCTAACGCACATTTAAAAGACCGTGACTATGATAACGATGATTTAACAGACCGTCGTTTATAA